In the genome of Carnobacterium viridans, one region contains:
- a CDS encoding DUF1846 domain-containing protein — MKKTGFDPQKYIEEQSKYILERVNDYDKLYLEFGGKLIGDKHAKRVLPGFDEDAKIKLLQKLKDQAEIIICVYAGDIERNKIRGDYGITYDMDVLRLIDELRGYGLEVNSVVITRYNGQPSTKLFINKLERRDIKVFTHAAIEGYPSDIENIVSDEGFAKNDYIPTTKPIVVVTAPGPGSGKLATCLNQLYHERHQGNTAGYSKFETFPVWNVPLKHPLNIAYEAATVDLKDVNMMDNFHFEKYNQVAVNYNRDLETFPVIKRIIEKITGKESVYQSPTDMGVNRVGFGIIDDEVVKDASKQEIIRRSFSTECDFKKGLIDEEILNHMKLIMEEVELKKEDRVPVAPARKYAEKIREHSEVTDMPAVIAFELPDGQIVTGRTTELMDSCSTAILNSIKVLAKISDEIHLLSPNILETIQKLKVNDLHSKMTALNANEVLIALAISAVTNPTAQLAYNKLAELQDVQAHSTVMLNKDDEQTLRKLGLDITCDPFYPSENLYYI, encoded by the coding sequence ATGAAAAAAACAGGATTTGATCCACAGAAGTACATTGAAGAACAATCAAAATATATCCTAGAACGAGTAAATGACTACGATAAATTATACCTTGAATTTGGTGGCAAACTGATTGGTGACAAACATGCTAAACGTGTATTACCAGGGTTTGATGAAGATGCAAAGATTAAGTTGCTGCAAAAATTAAAAGATCAAGCTGAAATCATTATCTGTGTCTATGCTGGAGATATCGAACGCAATAAAATTCGTGGCGATTACGGGATTACTTATGATATGGATGTATTAAGATTAATAGACGAACTAAGAGGATATGGCTTAGAAGTTAACAGTGTAGTTATTACTCGCTATAACGGTCAACCTTCTACAAAACTTTTCATTAATAAGCTAGAAAGAAGAGACATCAAAGTCTTCACACATGCTGCAATTGAAGGGTATCCATCTGATATCGAAAATATTGTAAGCGACGAAGGATTTGCAAAAAATGACTATATTCCAACAACTAAACCAATTGTAGTCGTTACCGCTCCTGGTCCAGGAAGTGGAAAGTTAGCAACCTGCTTAAATCAGCTTTATCATGAACGTCACCAAGGGAATACAGCTGGATATTCAAAATTTGAAACATTTCCAGTTTGGAATGTTCCATTAAAGCATCCGCTTAACATTGCTTATGAAGCAGCTACTGTAGACTTGAAAGATGTAAATATGATGGATAATTTTCATTTTGAAAAATACAACCAAGTGGCGGTTAATTATAATCGTGATCTTGAAACGTTCCCTGTTATTAAACGAATTATTGAAAAAATTACTGGTAAAGAATCGGTATACCAATCTCCAACAGATATGGGTGTTAACCGTGTGGGATTTGGTATCATTGATGATGAAGTGGTTAAAGATGCTTCAAAACAAGAAATTATTCGTAGAAGTTTTTCAACAGAATGTGATTTTAAAAAAGGTTTGATCGATGAAGAAATTCTTAATCATATGAAATTGATTATGGAAGAAGTCGAATTGAAAAAAGAAGATAGAGTTCCTGTGGCACCTGCCCGTAAATATGCTGAAAAGATAAGAGAACATTCTGAAGTTACAGATATGCCTGCAGTTATCGCATTTGAATTACCAGACGGCCAAATTGTGACTGGGAGAACGACTGAGTTAATGGATTCATGCTCTACAGCTATTTTAAATTCGATTAAAGTTTTGGCTAAGATCTCAGATGAAATCCATTTGTTATCTCCAAACATCTTAGAAACGATTCAAAAATTAAAAGTAAATGATCTTCATAGTAAAATGACGGCTTTGAATGCCAATGAAGTTTTGATTGCTCTTGCAATTAGTGCAGTAACGAATCCAACAGCTCAATTAGCTTACAATAAACTAGCTGAGTTGCAAGACGTTCAAGCACATTCAACTGTAATGTTGAATAAAGATGATGAACAAACACTTCGTAAATTAGGATTGGATATCACATGTGATCCATTCTATCCATCAGAAAATTTGTATTATATTTAA